In a single window of the Elaeis guineensis isolate ETL-2024a chromosome 4, EG11, whole genome shotgun sequence genome:
- the LOC140857196 gene encoding uncharacterized protein, translated as MCHSTTEFADLFSYPKERDRLKIRAFYLRLSLTAAAFGHRTALPQTLTLVYIPRISEDLIEVNDDRIPADATAIVALHRVRSGEQAEEVVYASTDRVRAGEGLRFEVYIGAQKALKGVFQRVGGVGCWRMECRWATEAEMGVAAAEVWVAGEKGVIMREKVEMGSPAAGERRRRRKKRRGFCSKLEQIPEEMDGWDCFDCEEMEGWEVVGSDGGESEEGEGMKGGDGLEMEGVRWAVDLGIWVVCLGVGLLVSTASRKGLTRKSLIRSPFFF; from the coding sequence ATGTGCCATTCGACCACTGAGTTCGCCGATCTCTTCTCCTATCCGAAGGAGCGCGACCGCCTCAAGATCCGAGCTTTCTACCTCCGCCTCTCCCTCACCGCCGCCGCCTTTGGCCACCGTACAGCGCTGCCTCAAACGCTGACGCTGGTCTACATTCCGAGGATCAGTGAGGATTTGATCGAGGTCAATGATGACAGGATCCCGGCGGACGCGACGGCGATCGTGGCGCTGCACCGGGTGCGGTCCGGGGAGCAGGCGGAAGAGGTGGTGTACGCGAGCACGGACCGGGTGCGGGCCGGAGAGGGGCTGCGGTTCGAGGTGTATATCGGGGCGCAGAAGGCTCTAAAAGGGGTGTTCCAGCGTGTCGGCGGCGTCGGGTGTTGGAGAATGGAGTGCCGCTGGGCCACGGAGGCGGAGATGGGGGTGGCGGCAGCGGAGGTGTGGGTGGCCGGGGAGAAAGGGGTGATAATGAGGGAGAAGGTGGAGATGGGGTCGCCGGCGGCgggggagaggaggaggaggaggaagaagcggAGGGGGTTTTGTTCGAAGCTGGAGCAGATTCCAGAGGAAATGGACGGCTGGGATTGCTTTGATTGTGAAGAAATGGAGGGGTGGGAGGTGGTGGGATCGGACGGTGGGGAGTCGGAGGAGGGCGAGGGAATGAAGGGTGGGGATGGGTTAGAGATGGAAGGGGTGAGGTGGGCGGTGGATTTGGGGATTTGGGTGGTGTGTTTGGGGGTGGGGCTGTTGGTCTCCACGGCTTCTCGGAAGGGTTTGACGAGAAAAAGCTTAATTCGGAgcccttttttcttttaa